Proteins from a single region of Echeneis naucrates chromosome 2, fEcheNa1.1, whole genome shotgun sequence:
- the pln2 gene encoding cardiac phospholamban, translating into MERVQHITKSAIRRASQIEVNPQAKRNLQELFVNFTLILICLLLIYIIVLLSS; encoded by the coding sequence ATGGAGCGAGTTCAGCACATTACCAAGTCGGCCATCCGCCGAGCGAGTCAGATCGAGGTGAACCCTCAAGCCAAGAGGAACCTGCAGGAGCTGTTCGTCAACTTCACCCTCATCCTCATCTGCCTGCTTCTCATCTACATCATCGTCCTGCTGAGCAGCTGA